A single region of the Apodemus sylvaticus chromosome 7, mApoSyl1.1, whole genome shotgun sequence genome encodes:
- the C7H11orf87 gene encoding uncharacterized protein C11orf87 homolog, giving the protein MSARAPKELRLALPPCLLNRTFASHNASGGGSAGIRSSGAGGGTCITQVGQQLFQSFSSTLVLIVLVTLIFCLIVLSLSTFHIHKRRMKKRKMQRAQEEYERDHCSGSHGGGGLPRAGVQAPTHGKETRLERQPRDSAFCTPSNATSSSSSPGLLCQGPCAPPPPLPAPNPHGAHAASSCLDTPGEGLLQTVVLS; this is encoded by the coding sequence ATGAGTGCCAGGGCGCCGAAAGAGCTGAGGCTGGCCCTGCCGCCTTGTCTCTTGAACCGGACCTTTGCTTCCCACAACGCCAGTGGAGGCGGCAGCGCAGGTATCCGCAGCTCAGGCGCAGGTGGTGGCACTTGCATCACGCAGGTGGGACAGCAGCTCTTCCAGTCTTTTTCATCCACGCTGGTGCTGATTGTCCTGGTCACTCTCATCTTCTGTCTCATCGTCCTGTCCCTCTCCACTTTCCACATCCACAAGCGCAGGATGAAGAAGCGGAAGATGCAGAGGGCTCAGGAAGAATACGAGAGAGATCATTGCAGCGGGAGCCACGGTGGTGGGGGGCTGCCTCGGGCAGGTGTCCAAGCCCCAACCCATGGAAAAGAAACCCGGTTGGAGAGGCAGCCCCGGGACTCCGCCTTCTGCACCCCCTCCAAtgctacttcctcctcctcatcccctgGTCTCCTGTGCCAGGGTCCCTGTGCGCCTCCGCCTCCACTGCCAGCCCCCAATCCACACGGAGCACACGCAGCTTCCTCCTGCTTGGACACACCTGGCGAGGGCCTTTTGCAAACGGTGGTACTGTCCTGA